In Lates calcarifer isolate ASB-BC8 linkage group LG21, TLL_Latcal_v3, whole genome shotgun sequence, the sequence GTAGCTGGAGCACAAAGCAGAGGAAGCACTGCTGCTAAAGAGATATTTTGTTATGGTATGGACTTTAATTGCAAAGCTGATCACCAGCAGTACTCAAATGATGAGGAGGCAGACATAGAGACGCAAAGTTCTAGTTACAACAAACTTTCTGGCAGAGGTACtttacagagcagcagtgatAGGAGCCGTAGTTGCACTGGGGGTAGTCGCTACCGTAGGATTAACGCATCTCCATTCAGGTCTCATAGTCCCAGCACTGAGGCAGAGGCAGTCCTTAAGACCCCTGGGACGCCAGGGTTGACATCTGACCCCAACCCTGACCTTCAACCCCCTGCTACTTCGTCTTGGAGTCGATCATTGAGCCTAgacacctcctcctgctcctcctctcttcagcagccgacagtgagggagagaagggaTAGACAGGGGGTCGGGCTGCCCAGGGATAGTTTACATTCCTCACATAGCTCCTCTAGAGCgccaccccccacctcctcctccccctctcctgctccagctccagATAAAGCCattacctcctcctcctctactgtAGCTCCCTCCACTGAGCTAAGAGCCCCAGCAAGAGTTGCCTCTCCCCTCAGTTCCCGATGGAGGTTTAGTTCAGGggacgaagaggaggagcacACAAGGAGAAGacggggaggtggaggaggcagtTGGGGTGTTCCCTTTGGCCCTGCTCCTTCCCTCTCCTACAGAGGAGTAGAAAGGGGAGCCACAGAGCGAGGAGGCAGTTATTTATCCCGCAGTAAAAATGGCTGGTGGGGTGCTAAGGGCATTGGTAGGTCCTCGGGCAGCGAAGAGGACAGCCCTGGTTCTTTAGGCCCCCACAGTCGAGAGGCAGTACGCCGCCGATCgctgagaaagaagaagaaggtcaGTGGAGCTGCTCCAGCAACAGGCCGTGATGATTACGATGATCATGATGGCGAATCAGAAGACAGCGACAGTGACATGGCCTTGACAATGGAGCACATAGAGAGGCATCACCAGCAAAATACAGGAGGAGAATTTCCAGGAACTGTATCTCGGAGCCACTCGGCAAGAGAGTCCAGCAGTCACAGTAACAGGGCCAGGGTGCAGCAATGGGAGCGCATCTCCTCACCTGTGACATCCACGACACTACCTGGTGTGTCACGAGTGTCAAAGGTCAACATCCCCCCTTTTGTTTCCAGTCCTGGTGgttcacactgcagcagccGGTACTCCAGCACTGAGACGCTGAAGGAGGAAGGCCAGGCTAGCTGCGCCAACCGTGCaggaaatctaaattttaaaACGGGTGACGCAGGAGGTAGCAGAACAGCATCCTCATCCATGCTGAGTAAAACTTACCATGGAAACTTTACCATGTATCGCTCCCCAAGCTTTGGACACGGGGATAACTTCTCTCGTACCCCTGTGCGAGTGCGCCCCAAGATTATACCTATAGTGACCCCTTCGCCTAGTGCACTTGTTAGAGAAGGTGGGGTATCTACAGGGGTTAGGGGTGGTGAGACCAAGGCATTAAGGAGGACAACAGGTGGGGAAGGGGTAGacgataatgataataaaaacagaatatccATGTCCAACCCCGATATCACCTCAGAAACCATGACGCTCTTGAGCTTTCTGAAATCTGACCTGTCAGAGCTCAAGGTGCGAAAACCAGGTGGAGGGGACAGATCCGGGGCTGTGGAAGGGTCATCAGTGTACAGGATGGGCTCACGGACTCACAGTGGGACCCTTCAACACTCTGGTCGTCGCCCGTCGCTGAAAGACCTGACCGCCACATTGCGTCGTGCAAAATCCTTCACTTATTCGGACAAACCCACACCGGCGGTGAGGTGTTACTTGACAGGTGGCACCACGAAGAGGAgctcctctgagcagcagcttgACGTGGACGGAGAGGGGGATGGGGGAAGGGTGTCTGTGTCAGACAGGGAAGTAGAAAGTGATGGGGGGGATTTTAGGGTCGGGAGAGGACAAAGAATGAGGGATTATggatttgatgatgatgaggaagtTATGCCAACTCCATTGCAGGAGAGGTATGTGCAGGAAGCCAGGCAGGTCATTCAAGATATCTGCCAGATGAGCACTagggaggaagaagatgatgatgtaGATGTAAGGAGAACTGATGATGATTTGGAGGATGAGTGTATCCAGgtcaggaaaacaaatgagGTGAAGGAGAAAGCAGCAGCAAGCGTTAAGGATGAGGCAAGGACAGATCAAGAGGCTGAGTTTAAGAACACAAAAGACAGGGATAAacatgagagggagagagagaacagggagagggagaggagcgaGAGGGATGGACAAAGTATGCAGTTGGAGAAGCTAAACAGCAGGGGCACAGACTACAGGGAGAAggcaaagagacagagcagagagacggagagagctTTGCTGAAGGGCGACTCGGAGGAAAGCATGTTCTACGACCGCTCACTGGATGAACTTTCAGGCCACGAGTCTAGCTTAACAGATGAGGGGATTGTGACAGAGCCAGAGACAGGCCCCAGTGACCCCTCTGAGAGGTCATTCCTTGGGTCAGCAGGGGTTAATTTGGGGTCTCGAATACCAAGGGATGTGCTGGGCCAGCCTGTCACTGTATGGAAGCAGTCTGCTCTCCATGAGGTGGAAGGGTTTAAGCAGGAGAGAGCAGACATGACAGAGAACAGCGTGAGTTGTGCAAATCGTCTGAATGAAGTTAGCGCACCTCCCTCCTTGCCTCTTCCTGCCCGTATGGCTGAGAGTGACAGCATTATCATGGACGTGAGCACTACTGCTGGTATCAACAATAACAGCTCTACCAGCGAGGATGTCAGCACCAACAGTGCGGTGTCGCCAGGGTCAGCTGCCACCGTAGTAGGAGGGGGAGGACTTGAAGCCCCTGCAACCCCAAGTGCTGCTCGTCGAAGACGCAAGTTCTCCCCTTCTGGTAATAATAACACAGGCTCTGATTCCAGTAATGGCAGTAATGCAGAGTCAACAATGGCAGCTGTTGGAAATGGGGAGTCCACAGTCTACCGCTCTCTCAGTGACCCCATGCCTCAGCGATGCTGCTCTGTGGCAGAAGAAGGCAATAACAAATTTTCCTCTGTAGACAGCAACCTGTTAGGATCCCTGTCTgtcaaaggaggaggaggtggggctCCAGAGGCCTCTGCTGTGGCTACCTTGTCAGAATACAAGGGAAGCGTGGCCAGCGACttgtcagtttacagtgatgGAGGGCTCCGGGATGATGGTGTTCGCGACTACAGTGGAGTGATCAGGAGCATTGTAGCTGAGCCAGGTGCAATGGACAGACTGATGACAGACGACCATGGCAATGGCAAAGCTCCCAAGAAAAAGTCATTCAGTGACCCCAGTCGCCGTAGTGATGCCCCTCTACTCTCCCAGAATGACCCTCAGTGCAAAGGTCAGTCCGGCAGCACTCAGCCAATAATTGAGCTGGATCAGCACGGACAGATCCCACCTTCCAGCAGCGAGCCAATCCTGAGcgagcagagagaggaactgTGGGAGCCAGAGGCTAAGCCTAAACATGCGTTGCCGACAGAGCTGCATCACCATGCAAGCAGTAATAAAGTCAAGAAGGCTCGATCTCGGTCAGAGTGCGCCCCCCTCTCTGATAACCATGATGATGAGGATAATGATGTCATAGACCAAGGtggggaggagaaagaagacGAGGTGAGGAAGTTTAACTTTGACCTCAAGCTCGCTGAGGTTCTGTCTCCAAGAATGATGCGTCGGCCCGCCAGAAAGCGTCCGAACAGGCTGGCTCACTTTTTCCCTCACGAGGACCCGTTTGAGCCCCCAGAACGGGGTTCAGAGGGGCAGGAGGATCTCAGTGACCAAGCCGacctcactcctcctcttcccctgccCTCACTGCTATCCAAACCCAAAATCAGACCCAAGCATGTCCGACACGCCAGCGAACCCGCCACCTTCATCCCTATCTCCCCACCTCCACAACTCCAGCCACTGAAGGAAGTGGACTGTGCCGCCGTCCGACACGCTGCAGAGCCTCCAACCTTAAGCAAGCCTCCAGGAGACGAGACCCCATCTCTGGAGGATGTTACCCAGAAATATATTCTCGAACTGAGCACTGCTGAGAAAGATGCTGAGGGCCCAGGGCCTCTTTCAGCGCCCAGGGATGGAGCTGAAGGTTCAGTATCCACTTCAGAGGGGCCCGGCGAGACCAGCACCAGTGGAATTACAGAAGCTAGAGCACAGAAGAAGGGCACAGAGGACACAGCATCCACCCCACAGAGGACCAAGCCCAGAGTGGtgagttcagatttttttatttctgtctttttaagcAGTGTCAATGTCGTGTGTTGAGAGTGCAAGGTGGTGTGTTCAGTGCTCTCTTGTTGCATGGTGCCTTTTTAGTTCTGATGATTCTGCATTAAATTATAATCTGCTTTTCTAAACACTGAAATGTTACTGTGTCATTAATACCTATAGCAGGAAAGAGGCCACGCCACACATAGTGCTAGACATATTTTGAATTTGGATGCTATTGAATTCAAAGAACTATTGCTGCTGTAAAGTTCTCCTTATCCCAGTGGCAGATATAGTGAGGGAATTGTTCTCTGTGAATATAAAACAGATGGTTTCAATGTGCATGTTTTGTATGGTTTTGaatttggtttgtgtttgagtgcGAAAGAAAAGGGAATGAGTGATTTGTAGTTGGCTAGCTTTTTTGTGATGTATCAAAAACTGCATGTTTAGTGTAATGATGAAAGATAGATGGGTTTTGAAGTAACACTAGTTGCCTCAAAGCAGTCCTATACATCTGACTCGCCCTTAGGGTTTCATACCTCCACCCGGGGCCTGTCTGCGTCTCTGCTTTCATGAGGTGCTGTGAATCAGGACTCATATGGGTAGTTTCAGAGCGCATTTGGGAGCAGTACGACAATACAGAGGCCATTAAAGGCTGAGCAGTGTtaaacaaacatcagaggatGTTATTAGTTTGATTAAACAAATCTCAGACAAAGGGGCATTAAGGAGTGGACCAAGGCccgctgcgtgtgtgtgtttctgttttcgGTTATTTGTTTCATTCAATATCAATTGTCTCTATGCTAGGATTATAGAGAAGGGATATAATAAACAGTTCACCCAAACACAgattgggtgtgtgtgtgtggatgtgtctgTGATGCTGCATTTACTCAGTAGTGTCTAAACATTGGGGCTTTTTTTCTGACGGTACAAAGCTTAACTAAAAGGGCTGTGACCAACAATCAATATCATAATAATTAATTAGAGTAAGCATTATATGATATACAAAGCCATACCATAGTACATCAGCTTAACTTATGTAAAAATTGAAATGCACAGTCTGTATTTTGTAAGGTTTGTTAACAGTAGCCTCTCATGAGGTTTGATataagtagtgtgtgtgtgtgtgtgtgtgtgtgtgtgtgtttgtttctatgCATGGATAGAGCATGACACAATAGGCCCCtgggcacagacatgaaaaagGCCCCCCACCCCTTCTACAAGACACCCAGACTGAAAGATGCAAAATTTTGTTTCTCATTGTGGCTGCTTTGTGTCTTATATTTGGTCATGTTGTGTCTCCTTCTGGGATATTTCACAGGTGATAACTAGGGCCCCCCTGACCCCTTCGG encodes:
- the LOC108890863 gene encoding rho guanine nucleotide exchange factor 17, whose amino-acid sequence is MAGRERKNAAVYRNVSFKKLGSRSANSSEDQQLKSEDLEAAGVALPPEPSKAEQPLATRNVSVSRKVSKISATTAGLPTAEPKRGSSTPLSSISPSIRQLTEKFSSSSSSSTSVGGTARTRRASPGDGAAVTRGGSTLPRARGSRRDGSPSRKSFHEDSGGGYFHDSDTTTTTATTTTTTTADSLTDRKVQKFHSGTDSVSGSDSEKRSEKRIFTRLSTDSSSSSSGKRDYSQINACPSDPRKTLTTDEEEDVTSRGVPPPCKSHRSYLSIHHSDFIPLHSDKWPSVTKIRQLFDERQSKATQQHKTDICENLKAAGRGQPQELSPSESAPLSDRSDRFSPCSPANEASSLFWHNKCVAGAQSRGSTAAKEIFCYGMDFNCKADHQQYSNDEEADIETQSSSYNKLSGRGTLQSSSDRSRSCTGGSRYRRINASPFRSHSPSTEAEAVLKTPGTPGLTSDPNPDLQPPATSSWSRSLSLDTSSCSSSLQQPTVRERRDRQGVGLPRDSLHSSHSSSRAPPPTSSSPSPAPAPDKAITSSSSTVAPSTELRAPARVASPLSSRWRFSSGDEEEEHTRRRRGGGGGSWGVPFGPAPSLSYRGVERGATERGGSYLSRSKNGWWGAKGIGRSSGSEEDSPGSLGPHSREAVRRRSLRKKKKVSGAAPATGRDDYDDHDGESEDSDSDMALTMEHIERHHQQNTGGEFPGTVSRSHSARESSSHSNRARVQQWERISSPVTSTTLPGVSRVSKVNIPPFVSSPGGSHCSSRYSSTETLKEEGQASCANRAGNLNFKTGDAGGSRTASSSMLSKTYHGNFTMYRSPSFGHGDNFSRTPVRVRPKIIPIVTPSPSALVREGGVSTGVRGGETKALRRTTGGEGVDDNDNKNRISMSNPDITSETMTLLSFLKSDLSELKVRKPGGGDRSGAVEGSSVYRMGSRTHSGTLQHSGRRPSLKDLTATLRRAKSFTYSDKPTPAVRCYLTGGTTKRSSSEQQLDVDGEGDGGRVSVSDREVESDGGDFRVGRGQRMRDYGFDDDEEVMPTPLQERYVQEARQVIQDICQMSTREEEDDDVDVRRTDDDLEDECIQVRKTNEVKEKAAASVKDEARTDQEAEFKNTKDRDKHERERENRERERSERDGQSMQLEKLNSRGTDYREKAKRQSRETERALLKGDSEESMFYDRSLDELSGHESSLTDEGIVTEPETGPSDPSERSFLGSAGVNLGSRIPRDVLGQPVTVWKQSALHEVEGFKQERADMTENSVSCANRLNEVSAPPSLPLPARMAESDSIIMDVSTTAGINNNSSTSEDVSTNSAVSPGSAATVVGGGGLEAPATPSAARRRRKFSPSGNNNTGSDSSNGSNAESTMAAVGNGESTVYRSLSDPMPQRCCSVAEEGNNKFSSVDSNLLGSLSVKGGGGGAPEASAVATLSEYKGSVASDLSVYSDGGLRDDGVRDYSGVIRSIVAEPGAMDRLMTDDHGNGKAPKKKSFSDPSRRSDAPLLSQNDPQCKGQSGSTQPIIELDQHGQIPPSSSEPILSEQREELWEPEAKPKHALPTELHHHASSNKVKKARSRSECAPLSDNHDDEDNDVIDQGGEEKEDEVRKFNFDLKLAEVLSPRMMRRPARKRPNRLAHFFPHEDPFEPPERGSEGQEDLSDQADLTPPLPLPSLLSKPKIRPKHVRHASEPATFIPISPPPQLQPLKEVDCAAVRHAAEPPTLSKPPGDETPSLEDVTQKYILELSTAEKDAEGPGPLSAPRDGAEGSVSTSEGPGETSTSGITEARAQKKGTEDTASTPQRTKPRVDMRKHVMMTLLDTEQSYVESLRTLIQGYMRPLKQPDSGSIVDPLLVDEMFYQIPEILEHHEHFLEQVAGCVGQWHDRQTVGHLLIQSFSKETLANMYSAYIDNFLNAKDAVRIAKEAKPAFHKFLEQNMRENKEKQALGDLMIKPVQRIPRYELLVKDLLKHTPEDHPDHSLLLDAQRDIKRLAEKINKGRRSAEEAEREARVIQEIEAHIEGVEHILNPQRKFLRQEMVMEAKTVGGKKDRSLFLFSDLIICTTLKRKSGSLRRSSMSLYSAASVIDTSSKYKFLWKLPLEDVEVVKSSMQATNKESIQKTISRLDEDLSTLGQISKLSETLSFPHQSLDEVIKDLMASVHRELSEKQSLAFSMTFLPTKLEFTTASAESSFVFEFTSPDARSNFEQAFEEAKKKLAMNKDQWDPEFLKAIPIMKTRSGMQFSCASPSHSCPDSGCEVWVCNSDGYVGQVCLLNIKDEPTVEACIAVCSARIICIAAVPGLKGRERGSEPTIAPTSRTPGQQLHITISHSSLELTEQPTGPGAELVPFDSDDTDDEDSPSPSSTLQSQASHSTISSSYGNDEGPGSKDMATETTSSEEEQEFPVASSYGAPGMLGVGGGSRAQTESPMDGRAMRRSSRGSFTRASLEDLLSIDPEAYQSSVWLGTEDGCIHVYQSSDNIRNRKNSMKMQHSASILCILYLDNKVFVSLANGEVIVYQREAGSFWDPQSSQTLVLGTPSSPVTKMVPVGGKLWCGSQNRVLIINTATLVQEHWFQVGTDSSRCVTCMVAYGQGVWLALQGSAQVKLYHAQTWESLTEVDVAPAVHKMLAGADAIIRQHKAACLRITALLACKDLLWIGTSAGVVLTLAIPAVSSGTGAGTLKSPLVPMGSAHGHTGHVRFLTSIELPEGFDMNFPPPTTDATVNQSQSSSSTVDGNLQRHDSARRRASAHIPPKTNHLVISGGDGYEDFRLTNSSETVGRDDSTNHLLLWRV